TCCAAACTCCTGCGCATGTGAATAGCCCCATGTGGATTTCGGATATTTCCGAAGTATTCAAACCAGATTTTGACAGTTTTGAATTTGTGAACAAATATGTTGAAAAGAATCCCACGGCTTCTGCCAAAATTGTAAATCAGGCAATTACGCATCTATCTGGCATAGCCAACTGCCAAATAGGTGCTATCACCCTCGTACCGCAGCTTGACATCAGCGAAGTCACTGAGATTTTCGTACGTATCAATTCTCAAGGCAAACGACTCAATGAAGCAGATTTTGCTATGTCGAAGATAGCCGCCGACGAAAGCTACGGCGGTAATCTTCTGCGTAAAGCTATTGATTATTTCTGCCACCTGGCTGTAGATCCGGCTTTTTATCATCATTTAGAACTGGTAGATACGGAATTTATGTCCTCTCCGTATGGGACAAAAATGAAGTGGCTGAAAGACACGAATGATGACATTTATGACCCAGAGTACAATGATATGCTCCGTGTTTCCTTCATGCACCAATTTGGCCGTGGCAAATTGGGAGATTTGGTAAGCCTGCTCTCCGGCAGGGATTTTATCGAACGTACCTACAAAGAGGAGATTATCGCGGACAGTTTCAACAAACTGAACATTGGTATTCTGAACTTCATGAACGAGTACAACTTTAAGCAGTTCGTGCTAGCCATAAAATCTGCTGGATTTATTTCCACTAAGCTCATCAACTCCATGATGACCATGGATTTTGCCTATACCCTATTCCTGATTTTACAAAACTCAAACGATGTGCCAAAAACTGAAATCAAGCATTATATACAGAAATGGTTTGTCCTGTCCACACTGACAGGCCGATATATCTCCTCCCCAGAATCGCAGATGGACAGAGACCTGCGCAGCATCAATGCTAAAGGCTTTTTAGAGTTTTTCCGCGAAAACGAAGAAGCTATGCTCTCCGATACATTTTGGAGCGTACGTCTAGTGCAGAACATGGAAACTTCATCCATCAACAGCCCCTATTTCAACACATACCTCGCTGCACAGATTTTCTTAAGTGAGCACTCTCTGCTTTCCAATGCCTCAAAAGTAGAACATTTGATTACGGTTGCCGGAGATGTTCACCACATCTTTCCTAAGGAATATCTTAAAAAGAATGGATTTGATGATAAATCTCTGTATAATCAGGTAGCCAACTATACTTATCTCGACACGACAGTAAATATTGCCGTAGGTAAGAAATCCCCCAATGACTATTT
The Selenomonas ruminantium AC2024 DNA segment above includes these coding regions:
- a CDS encoding GmrSD restriction endonuclease domain-containing protein, with amino-acid sequence MSNTSAKYDVSQYSVDTLLGYIKGGSIAIPDIQRPFVWKAKKVRDLIDSLYNGYPIGYLIIWHNETVKLKDGSSAVGKKILIDGQQRITALMTAIVGQKILTENYEEKIIRIAFNPLAEKDDERFAVQTPAHVNSPMWISDISEVFKPDFDSFEFVNKYVEKNPTASAKIVNQAITHLSGIANCQIGAITLVPQLDISEVTEIFVRINSQGKRLNEADFAMSKIAADESYGGNLLRKAIDYFCHLAVDPAFYHHLELVDTEFMSSPYGTKMKWLKDTNDDIYDPEYNDMLRVSFMHQFGRGKLGDLVSLLSGRDFIERTYKEEIIADSFNKLNIGILNFMNEYNFKQFVLAIKSAGFISTKLINSMMTMDFAYTLFLILQNSNDVPKTEIKHYIQKWFVLSTLTGRYISSPESQMDRDLRSINAKGFLEFFRENEEAMLSDTFWSVRLVQNMETSSINSPYFNTYLAAQIFLSEHSLLSNASKVEHLITVAGDVHHIFPKEYLKKNGFDDKSLYNQVANYTYLDTTVNIAVGKKSPNDYFSQALTACNSNDQSGWTIKDETIFWQNLDENCLPHRITTMTAADYPDFLKERRVLMAKKIREYYEKL